A window of the Pungitius pungitius chromosome 3, fPunPun2.1, whole genome shotgun sequence genome harbors these coding sequences:
- the LOC119213003 gene encoding uncharacterized protein LOC119213003 gives MAAVCPPRRALMEIPAPQPKIAARMRRSYLEILSARLAPSPLPSGRNAVTNTKRGPSLDLSIGGVWSGRMEQQCEKMDEHQAPLYKQQLVQLIRSLILVEQSQEPRIPTSDLKYLQEDLQLKKANVFRSIPYSRLGSNRDAHCYRKAYPHLVAFKVSCQEWGQVLLRNKEWESVLEHTLMAWRYTSELPQWDTANHNALRQQCYDILAANGLAALQHHQPGPDRGRELLRRLKMAQSHSQSIVPCIEALQRIMGCDALFSMDTK, from the exons ATGGCAGCTGTGTGTCCGCCACGACGTGCCTTGATGGAGATACCTGCTCCTCAGCCCAAGATTGCAG CTCGAATGAGGAGGTCCTATCTAGAAATCCTGAGTGCTCGTTTGGCTCCATCGCCGCTTCCAAGCGGGAGAAACGCGGTTACCAACACAAAGCGTGGGCCCTCAC TGGACTTGTCTATTGGTGGGGTGTGGAGTGGGAGGATGGAGCAGCAATGCGAGAAGATGGACGAGCACCAGGCTCCTCTCTACAAACAGCAGCTCGTGCAGCTCATCAGATCCCTCATCTTAGTTGAGCAG AGCCAGGAGCCCAGGATCCCGACGTCGGACCTGAAGTATCTCCAGGAAGATCTGCAACTAAAGAAAGCCAACGTTTTCCGGTCCATACCGTACTCGCGCCTCGGCTCCAACAGAGACGCTCACTGCTACAGAAAAGCATATCCTCACCTGGTGGCGTTCAAA GTTTCCTGTCAGGAGTGGGGACAGGTTCTCCTGAGGAACAAAGAGTGGGAATCAGTGTTGGAGCACACGTTGATGGCGTGGCGCTACACCAGCGAGCTGCCGCAGTGGGATACGGCGAACCACAACGCTCTCCGACAACAGTGTTACGACATTTTGGCAGCCAACGGCCTCGCTGCTCTCCAGCACCACCAGCCGGGACCCGACAGAGGACGCGAGCTGCTCAGAAG GTTGAAGATGGCTCAGTCGCACAGCCAGTCAATCGTGCCCTGTATTGAGGCGCTGCAGAGGATTATGGGATGTGACGCCCTCTTCTCTATGGACACCAAATAA